The Nocardia sp. NBC_01329 sequence ACCTCTACCACGTCCGGATGGACGTCGATATCCCCCGCGACCTCGACGAGGCTGTCCGCACCGACATCGTCACCCGCGAGAAGAAGTACTCACAAGAGCTCCAGCGGGCCGGGAAGTGGGTGCATATCTGGCGCATCGTCGGCCAGTACAGCAACATCAGCGTCTTCGCCGTCGACTCCCCCGACGAACTCCACGAAATCCTGTGGAACCTCCCGCTTTTCCCCTACATGACGATCGATATCATGCCGCTCACCACCCACCCCTCCGCGATCGAACCGGCGGCCTGACCACCGGCCCCGTACCGATTGCGACGGCTCGTGGCCGGCGGGGTGGCTCGGGTTCACCCCGCCGAGCCGGTCGGCACCGGCGGGCACCGGGATGCCACTGTGCATGTCGCCGGGGCGCGGGCCGGGCTCGGGACGGTTGGACCAGTCGCGAATGACGAAGTGGACCTCTTGCCCGGTTAACAACGGCGGCCACCGGTCGTGGGGAAGCGTTCGAAAACGGCGGCGAGTCCCTGTCCACCGCCGATGCACATGGTCTCCAGACCGTAGCGGCCCTCGCGGCGGTCCAGTTCCCGAAGCAGGGTCGCAAGGATACGCGCCCCGGTGGCGCCGACGGGATGTCCCAGTGAAATTCCGGAGCCGTTGGGGTTGAGGCGCTCGTCATCGGGTTCGAGCTTCCACTCACGTAGGACGGCCAGGGTCTGGGCGGCGAAGGCCTCGTTGAGTTCGACGACCGACATATCGTCGAGTGTCAGACCTATA is a genomic window containing:
- the catC gene encoding muconolactone Delta-isomerase, whose product is MNLYHVRMDVDIPRDLDEAVRTDIVTREKKYSQELQRAGKWVHIWRIVGQYSNISVFAVDSPDELHEILWNLPLFPYMTIDIMPLTTHPSAIEPAA